Proteins found in one Lycium ferocissimum isolate CSIRO_LF1 chromosome 6, AGI_CSIRO_Lferr_CH_V1, whole genome shotgun sequence genomic segment:
- the LOC132060291 gene encoding uncharacterized protein LOC132060291, translating to MLLIRILNRHGKSGSKEDGTTETESTLSDSRQHKRKDRESSDSRREKNSRGPHKRKKYEEEKYSSSNSAGRKPIKRREFGNRKQEGDKAPPQMRDNGGKLKRGLSFVVPYEVNDLLFSNFFRRSVLQPIWRNSQSYTK from the exons ATGTTATTGATTCGTATTCTG AATCGCCATGGCAAGTCAGGCTCTAAAGAGGATGGTACTACTGAGACGGAATCAACTCTTTCGGATTCAAG GCAGCATAAAAGGAAGGATAGAGAATCTAGTGATTCACGCCGGGAAAAAAATTCCAGGGGGCCTCacaaaaggaagaaatatgaGGAAGAAAAATATTCATCCTCAAATTCTGCTGGCAGGAAACCGATTAAAAGGAGAGAATTCGGTAATCGCAAACAAGAAGGCGATAAAGCACCACCGCAGATGAGAGATAACGGAGGCAAACTAAAGAGGGGCTTATCTTTtgtggtcccatatgaagtcaatgacctccttttctctaatttttttcgaAGGTctgtgcttcaacccatttggagaaatagtcagtcatacacaaaataa